One Owenweeksia hongkongensis DSM 17368 genomic region harbors:
- a CDS encoding VOC family protein gives MTKKIYPCLWFDNNAQEAADFYCSIFKESKILSANPVVVNFELNGTKFMALNGGPKYKHTPASSYVIECENQDEIDHYWETLGQAGRYDKCGWLADKYGVSWQVVPSILGELMSDPDRAPRVTQAFLKMQKFDIETLLKA, from the coding sequence ATGACCAAGAAAATATATCCCTGCCTTTGGTTTGACAATAATGCACAGGAAGCAGCAGACTTTTACTGTTCCATTTTTAAGGAATCAAAAATTCTGAGTGCTAACCCTGTTGTTGTAAACTTTGAACTGAACGGGACGAAATTTATGGCCTTAAATGGCGGCCCAAAATACAAACACACTCCGGCCAGTTCTTATGTGATAGAATGTGAAAACCAGGATGAAATAGACCATTATTGGGAAACCCTTGGGCAAGCTGGGCGCTACGATAAATGCGGCTGGCTTGCCGACAAATACGGAGTTTCATGGCAAGTGGTTCCCTCTATTTTGGGTGAGCTAATGTCCGACCCTGACAGAGCTCCAAGAGTTACTCAGGCATTTTTGAAAATGCAGAAATTTGATATTGAAACACTTTTAAAAGCATAG
- a CDS encoding ArsR/SmtB family transcription factor, translating into MRRDIFQAIADPTRRAIIVLIATQAMTPNAIAEHFEVTRQAVSKHLRILSECQLLKQEQQGREIYYQLEVEKMQQIDVWLEQFRKIWESRFNQLDDILVTLKKDQNEK; encoded by the coding sequence ATGAGGAGGGATATATTTCAGGCTATAGCCGACCCAACAAGAAGAGCCATAATAGTGCTGATAGCAACACAGGCCATGACGCCAAATGCAATAGCCGAGCACTTTGAAGTGACAAGGCAGGCCGTTTCTAAGCACCTCCGCATTCTTAGCGAATGCCAATTACTAAAGCAAGAACAACAAGGGCGCGAAATATACTACCAGCTAGAGGTAGAAAAAATGCAACAGATAGACGTTTGGCTAGAGCAATTCAGAAAGATTTGGGAAAGCCGCTTTAATCAACTAGACGATATATTAGTAACCCTTAAAAAAGACCAAAATGAAAAGTAA
- a CDS encoding MATE family efflux transporter produces MKKEKDLTTGSIFKSLVFLAWPIIMANVLQTMYQLIDTFWLGRLGANAVASVSLSFPILFLVLSLGGGLTLAGTVIVAQHKGANNQKKVNYSSSQTVMVIFLISILLAFVGYFSASPLMKFVGAGPEVFQDSVDYFQVSSWGFIFLFMFFVFQSLMRGIGEVFMPMYIVLATVLLNLVLDPLFIFGYGPIEGQGVAGAAVASIITQGLSAVAGLWILFRGSYGIRIKFSQMKPDFKWIKKLFQLGIPSSLDQSSRAAGMTVMVMLVTGYGSEIVAAYGVGARILSLVIVPALGFAMATTSLVGQNFGAGKIVRTEKVANLSAMIALVGLTSVGLIFFFFAEAIIAFFVPGDEQVIRDGALFIKIMAPSFGLLGVQQVLNGAFNGVGMTTVSMLISIFSLWIVRFPLAWMLSEKTTLSYEGIWWAFPASNLLAAIVAFAYFKSGTWKKRKPVRH; encoded by the coding sequence ATGAAAAAAGAGAAAGACCTAACTACAGGCAGTATTTTCAAATCACTGGTTTTTTTGGCTTGGCCCATTATTATGGCCAATGTGCTGCAAACCATGTATCAGCTTATAGATACATTTTGGCTTGGCCGCTTAGGTGCAAATGCGGTGGCCAGTGTGAGTTTGAGCTTTCCCATTTTGTTTTTGGTACTTTCCTTAGGTGGTGGTCTTACCTTGGCGGGGACCGTGATTGTGGCGCAGCACAAAGGGGCTAATAATCAGAAAAAGGTAAACTACAGCTCATCGCAAACGGTGATGGTCATTTTTCTTATTTCCATCTTGCTGGCTTTTGTAGGTTACTTTTCAGCCAGCCCACTTATGAAGTTTGTGGGTGCTGGGCCAGAGGTGTTTCAAGATTCCGTGGACTATTTTCAGGTCTCATCCTGGGGGTTCATCTTCTTGTTTATGTTTTTCGTTTTTCAGTCGCTTATGCGCGGGATTGGCGAAGTATTTATGCCCATGTACATTGTACTGGCCACAGTACTTCTCAATTTGGTTTTAGACCCACTTTTCATTTTTGGCTATGGCCCAATAGAAGGACAAGGTGTTGCGGGAGCTGCTGTGGCAAGCATCATTACGCAAGGGCTTTCGGCAGTTGCGGGGCTATGGATTTTATTTAGAGGCTCGTATGGCATTCGCATTAAGTTCAGTCAAATGAAGCCCGATTTTAAATGGATAAAAAAACTGTTTCAGCTTGGTATTCCTTCCAGTTTGGATCAATCGAGCCGAGCTGCGGGTATGACGGTGATGGTAATGCTGGTAACGGGCTATGGTAGCGAAATAGTGGCGGCCTATGGTGTGGGCGCTCGCATATTGAGTTTGGTAATTGTGCCAGCTCTGGGCTTTGCCATGGCTACCACTAGTTTGGTTGGCCAAAATTTCGGTGCCGGAAAAATTGTGCGAACAGAAAAAGTAGCGAACCTTAGTGCTATGATTGCCTTAGTCGGTCTTACTAGCGTAGGGCTTATTTTCTTCTTTTTTGCTGAAGCTATTATTGCCTTTTTCGTGCCGGGAGATGAGCAAGTGATACGTGATGGAGCATTATTTATAAAAATAATGGCGCCAAGCTTTGGCCTTTTAGGAGTTCAGCAAGTTCTCAATGGTGCTTTTAACGGTGTGGGCATGACCACGGTTTCTATGCTGATTTCCATATTCAGTTTGTGGATAGTTCGCTTCCCGTTGGCATGGATGCTTTCCGAAAAAACAACTTTGAGCTATGAAGGTATTTGGTGGGCATTTCCCGCCTCTAACTTACTGGCGGCTATTGTGGCTTTCGCTTATTTCAAATCTGGAACCTGGAAGAAGAGAAAACCAGTAAGGCATTAA
- a CDS encoding SRPBCC family protein codes for MKSNLQFDFQVDKETNTVKVQREFAADLDLTWDAWTKPEILDQWWAPKPYKTVTKSMDFREGGMWLYYMISPEGDKHWCKNDYQTIHTKQNYSALDAFCDENGTTNTAMPRTLWTNTFTEQTADKTLVSIVAKYDSLADLEKVIEMGFKEGFTMALGNLDEVLANSK; via the coding sequence ATGAAAAGTAATCTTCAATTTGATTTCCAAGTAGACAAGGAAACCAACACAGTAAAAGTACAGCGTGAATTTGCTGCTGACCTGGATCTAACCTGGGACGCCTGGACTAAACCCGAAATTCTGGATCAATGGTGGGCGCCAAAACCATACAAGACGGTAACTAAGTCGATGGACTTTAGAGAAGGCGGGATGTGGCTGTATTATATGATAAGCCCTGAAGGTGATAAACACTGGTGCAAAAACGATTATCAAACCATTCACACCAAGCAAAATTATTCAGCTTTGGATGCTTTTTGTGATGAAAACGGCACTACGAATACAGCAATGCCAAGAACGCTTTGGACAAATACATTCACAGAGCAAACTGCTGATAAAACCCTTGTTTCGATTGTAGCAAAATATGATAGCCTCGCAGATCTTGAAAAAGTAATCGAAATGGGCTTTAAAGAAGGGTTTACCATGGCTCTTGGTAACCTTGATGAGGTGCTGGCAAACAGCAAGTAA
- a CDS encoding CHRD domain-containing protein has protein sequence MKKIYTLMLACLAFTFTATAAHLSGNLLLTAKMTGSQEVPAVTTNAVGLGSFFLNEDMDTLCVNITAINLSGPITGIHVHQGAAGTNGSVVTNLTPFINGNKITATLTGSDLTPAMLKAYLKGNMYLNVHTAANPNGEIRGQITVESDFSYHAALDGAQEVPAVTTNAIGLGTFALSKTSEEMLVEVVVDGLSGPITGAHLHRAPAGMNGGVLINLTPGITDNRISMSVDPTTILGALDSGNIYINIHTAANPNGEIRGQLKLAKSVLYFDAVLDTMQENTPVTAAGNPTGVAWFNLSAGLDTLDYDVLVEDVTGTPTGVHLHMGTVGNDGPVVLNLTPGINGNHIKGQITGAAITSQVVHDMLSGAFYVNVHTAANANGELRGQVYRLAREGYTANLEGAQEVPAVTTTATGNGIVTIDRNQSNAHYMVVADGLSGNVTGAHLHVAEAGANGPVIFNLTPDFAGTGTSDGAFGYWTDNDMTAFVTQNSVQFRGDSVYFNIHTAANPGGEIRGQAIRGSFCFPESTIGINETESVIEGLSVYPNPSMSNEINIDFVPSSDEVSININDISGKSLMSYTSSAASGNLVINPDLTGGIYLITIKMGNSTETVKYIKR, from the coding sequence ATGAAAAAGATATACACTTTGATGCTGGCTTGTCTGGCATTTACATTTACGGCCACCGCTGCCCACCTTAGCGGAAATCTTTTGCTTACAGCAAAAATGACGGGGTCTCAAGAGGTTCCTGCGGTTACTACCAATGCTGTTGGCTTGGGAAGTTTTTTCCTTAATGAAGATATGGACACACTTTGTGTAAACATTACTGCTATCAACCTTTCGGGACCAATTACTGGTATTCACGTACACCAAGGTGCTGCGGGAACCAATGGTAGCGTAGTTACCAACCTTACACCATTTATAAATGGAAACAAGATTACCGCTACCCTTACCGGAAGCGACCTTACACCAGCCATGCTTAAGGCTTACCTGAAAGGAAACATGTATTTGAATGTACACACTGCCGCTAATCCAAATGGGGAAATCCGTGGACAGATTACTGTAGAAAGCGACTTTTCATACCATGCGGCTTTGGATGGAGCGCAGGAAGTACCTGCCGTAACGACCAACGCTATAGGTTTGGGGACTTTTGCTTTGTCCAAAACTTCAGAAGAAATGTTAGTTGAAGTAGTAGTTGATGGACTATCAGGTCCAATTACCGGAGCGCATTTACACAGAGCCCCAGCGGGAATGAACGGTGGTGTTTTGATAAACCTTACCCCTGGAATTACCGACAATAGAATTAGCATGAGCGTAGATCCAACAACTATTTTGGGAGCTTTAGATTCTGGTAATATTTACATCAATATTCATACAGCTGCTAATCCAAACGGAGAAATCAGAGGTCAACTGAAACTTGCGAAAAGTGTGCTGTACTTTGATGCTGTGCTAGACACCATGCAAGAAAACACGCCAGTAACCGCAGCTGGAAACCCAACGGGAGTGGCTTGGTTTAACCTAAGTGCAGGACTTGATACTTTAGATTATGATGTGTTAGTAGAAGATGTAACCGGGACACCCACTGGTGTACACCTTCACATGGGAACTGTGGGTAATGATGGCCCTGTGGTGCTAAATCTTACTCCAGGTATTAATGGAAACCATATTAAAGGGCAAATTACCGGAGCGGCTATTACTTCTCAAGTAGTGCATGATATGCTATCGGGTGCATTTTATGTAAATGTTCACACTGCTGCAAATGCCAATGGAGAGCTTAGAGGTCAAGTATATAGATTGGCTCGTGAAGGATACACGGCAAATTTAGAAGGCGCGCAAGAAGTACCGGCAGTAACAACTACTGCAACAGGTAACGGAATTGTGACTATTGATAGAAACCAAAGCAATGCCCACTATATGGTAGTTGCTGATGGCCTTAGCGGGAATGTTACTGGTGCTCACCTTCATGTAGCTGAAGCTGGAGCTAATGGTCCAGTAATCTTTAACCTTACCCCAGACTTTGCAGGTACGGGTACATCTGATGGTGCATTCGGATATTGGACGGATAATGATATGACAGCTTTTGTTACTCAAAATTCAGTACAGTTTAGAGGCGACAGCGTGTATTTTAATATTCATACCGCAGCCAACCCTGGTGGTGAAATAAGAGGACAAGCGATAAGAGGTTCTTTTTGCTTCCCGGAAAGCACCATTGGTATCAATGAAACAGAGTCTGTGATTGAAGGACTGAGCGTTTATCCAAACCCATCAATGAGTAATGAAATCAATATTGATTTTGTACCAAGCAGCGATGAGGTTTCAATAAACATAAATGATATCTCTGGCAAAAGCTTGATGAGCTACACTAGTTCTGCGGCCTCAGGAAACTTGGTAATAAACCCGGACCTGACAGGTGGAATTTACCTTATCACCATAAAAATGGGTAATAGCACCGAAACGGTGAAGTATATAAAACGATAG
- a CDS encoding M20 metallopeptidase family protein: protein MTAEDLKQIRRHLHKHPEVSTEEVETQRYVKKHLEKLNHDGLQEVGKTGLVLFFKGKVVGKKILLRGDMDALPIQEINDFEYKSVNEGVSHKCGHDGHTTILLGVANHLSENRPEKGEVCLVFQPAEENGKGAKAILEDPNFSFDADKAYALHNLPGYPLHKVVCRKSSFTAAAKSVIFKLNGKTSHAAEPEKGINPGLAISEILQLSESLSEKDINKDDFRLITMVHVEMGEKAYGISAGYGEVHFTLRTWRNDVMQMLDKNLVEAVEHICAKQNLRLDKEYLEIFHANDNDEGAYEIIKQAAANNSLSFENRETPFKWGEDFGLFTEKYKGAMFGIGSGENCPALHNPDYDYPDEITETGIKMFTEILALSQQEV from the coding sequence ATGACAGCAGAAGATTTAAAGCAAATACGTAGACATTTACATAAACACCCTGAAGTTTCTACCGAAGAGGTGGAGACACAGCGCTACGTGAAAAAGCATTTGGAAAAGCTGAATCACGATGGCTTGCAGGAAGTGGGGAAAACAGGATTGGTTCTGTTCTTTAAAGGAAAAGTTGTCGGAAAGAAAATTCTGCTTCGTGGTGATATGGACGCTTTACCCATTCAGGAGATAAATGACTTTGAGTACAAATCGGTAAATGAAGGTGTTTCTCACAAATGTGGTCATGATGGGCATACTACCATTTTGTTGGGGGTAGCAAATCACCTTTCGGAGAATAGACCAGAGAAAGGCGAGGTGTGTTTGGTATTTCAACCAGCTGAAGAAAATGGCAAGGGAGCGAAGGCGATTTTGGAAGACCCCAATTTTAGCTTTGATGCGGATAAAGCCTATGCGCTCCACAATTTGCCGGGCTATCCATTGCATAAAGTGGTTTGCAGAAAATCGAGTTTTACGGCTGCGGCCAAAAGTGTGATTTTTAAACTCAATGGAAAAACCTCTCACGCTGCGGAACCCGAAAAAGGCATCAATCCGGGACTGGCGATTTCTGAGATTTTACAGCTTAGCGAAAGCTTATCGGAAAAGGATATCAATAAGGATGATTTCCGATTGATTACCATGGTGCATGTGGAAATGGGTGAGAAAGCCTATGGCATTTCTGCGGGATATGGTGAAGTTCATTTTACCCTGCGCACGTGGCGAAATGACGTTATGCAAATGCTGGATAAAAATTTGGTTGAGGCCGTAGAACACATTTGCGCCAAGCAAAACCTAAGACTCGATAAAGAATACTTGGAGATATTTCATGCCAACGATAATGACGAGGGAGCCTATGAAATAATAAAACAGGCGGCCGCCAATAATAGCCTTAGCTTTGAAAATCGCGAAACGCCTTTCAAATGGGGCGAGGATTTTGGCTTATTTACTGAAAAGTATAAAGGCGCCATGTTTGGAATTGGCTCGGGCGAAAACTGTCCGGCACTACACAATCCCGATTATGACTATCCGGATGAAATTACGGAAACGGGAATCAAAATGTTTACTGAAATATTAGCTCTGTCGCAGCAAGAAGTATGA
- a CDS encoding GNAT family N-acetyltransferase — MNITRIESKDGEHSTFTKDKVADFLFEHLEQYGDERVDIMKCLNYVFTKGGSITVAHEDDTIKGAVVLNDTGMEGYIPENILVYIAVHNSTRGQGVGGKLIEDVQSKTKGDIALHVEPDNPAKKLYEKLGFTNKYLEMRYKGK, encoded by the coding sequence ATGAATATTACAAGAATAGAATCGAAAGATGGAGAGCATAGTACTTTCACTAAGGATAAAGTAGCCGATTTTCTCTTTGAGCATTTAGAGCAATATGGTGACGAGAGAGTCGATATAATGAAGTGCTTGAATTATGTTTTCACCAAAGGAGGGTCGATAACGGTAGCGCATGAAGATGACACCATAAAAGGTGCCGTAGTGCTGAATGATACAGGAATGGAAGGCTATATCCCTGAAAATATTTTGGTGTACATAGCAGTACATAATAGCACACGTGGCCAAGGAGTAGGAGGAAAGCTGATTGAAGATGTGCAGAGTAAAACCAAGGGTGACATCGCGTTGCATGTGGAGCCGGACAATCCTGCCAAAAAGCTTTACGAAAAGTTGGGCTTTACCAATAAGTATCTGGAGATGCGGTATAAAGGGAAATAG
- a CDS encoding alanine racemase, which yields MAYLTLDRKKLKTNYDYLNKLFKSNGIEWAIVTKMLCGYEPYIKEVLNLGIKEVCDARISNLRKIKEMAPDVETVYIKPPAKRAIGDIVKYADASFNTEFHTIKLLSEEAGRQGKVHKVIIMIELGDLREGVMGDHLMDFYESVFELPNIEVTGIGSNLNCLHGVMPSHDKFIQLSLYKQLIEAKFNRKIPWVTGGTSVVIPLIDLHQLPAGVNHFRVGETLYFGTDLVHQTIFEGMEHDVLRLYAEIIEITEKPVVPIGTMEANPSGETYEINEEDYGRTTHRCILDVGLLDINSDYLIPEDKTFEFVGASSDMLVLDIDDNDQGYKVGDLIPFDLKYMGALTLLNSSYIGKRVI from the coding sequence ATGGCCTATTTAACATTAGATAGAAAGAAACTCAAAACGAATTACGATTACCTGAATAAGCTTTTTAAAAGTAATGGCATAGAGTGGGCAATAGTTACCAAAATGCTGTGCGGATATGAGCCTTATATTAAGGAAGTGCTCAACCTTGGCATTAAGGAAGTTTGCGATGCCCGTATCAGTAATCTTAGAAAGATAAAGGAGATGGCTCCTGATGTAGAAACGGTGTATATAAAGCCGCCTGCTAAGCGGGCTATTGGTGATATTGTAAAATATGCGGATGCCAGTTTTAACACAGAATTTCATACCATAAAACTTCTTTCTGAAGAAGCTGGCCGACAAGGGAAGGTTCACAAAGTAATCATCATGATAGAGCTAGGCGACTTACGCGAAGGTGTGATGGGCGACCATTTGATGGATTTTTATGAAAGTGTGTTTGAGCTGCCAAACATTGAGGTTACCGGAATTGGTAGTAATCTAAATTGCCTGCATGGTGTGATGCCGAGCCATGATAAGTTTATTCAACTTTCGCTATACAAGCAATTGATAGAAGCCAAGTTTAACCGCAAAATTCCATGGGTTACGGGCGGCACTTCTGTAGTAATTCCGCTGATAGATTTACACCAACTGCCAGCGGGTGTAAATCACTTTAGGGTGGGGGAGACGCTTTACTTCGGAACCGACTTGGTACACCAAACTATTTTTGAGGGAATGGAGCATGATGTGCTTCGACTGTATGCTGAGATTATTGAAATTACCGAAAAGCCAGTGGTGCCCATCGGTACTATGGAAGCCAACCCTAGTGGAGAAACATACGAGATAAACGAAGAGGATTATGGTCGTACCACCCACCGCTGTATTTTGGACGTTGGGCTCCTCGACATCAATTCAGATTACTTGATTCCTGAAGACAAGACTTTTGAATTTGTAGGCGCTAGCAGCGATATGCTGGTATTGGACATTGATGATAATGACCAAGGCTACAAAGTGGGAGACCTCATTCCTTTTGACCTAAAATATATGGGCGCGCTTACGCTGCTTAACTCGAGTTATATTGGGAAGAGGGTGATATAG
- the alr gene encoding alanine racemase: MMENTSYIELSRKAVQNNFDYLREIIGDRVTISHVVKGNAYGHGINTYVPLAVELGAKHFSTFDAHEAHQVYNAVNGDATLMVMGMIDNEELEWAIEHQIEFFIFDIDRLKKAISAARKMKTQARVHIELETGMNRTGFEKDQMAEVIKIIKANAEVLFIKGICTHYAGAESYANFFRVKDQFQRFKKGVKRLEKNDIQAEALHAACSAAAVRFPKSRLDMVRIGIMQYGFWPSTETYIEKVKPTQILGEDPLQRVISWKSRVMNIKHVKQGEYVGYGTSYLATSDIKVATVPVGYGHGFSRSLSNTGRALVREVRVPVIGTVNMNMMLLDVSQVDNTEKGDEVVLIGNQGEMSISVSSFSDYSDQLNYELLTRLPHDIPRYIVE, translated from the coding sequence ATGATGGAAAACACCAGCTACATTGAGCTTAGCCGAAAGGCTGTGCAAAATAATTTTGACTACCTCCGAGAAATTATAGGAGATAGAGTCACCATTTCGCATGTGGTGAAAGGCAATGCCTATGGCCACGGAATAAACACTTATGTTCCCTTGGCGGTAGAGCTTGGCGCTAAGCATTTTTCCACCTTTGATGCACACGAGGCTCATCAGGTGTACAATGCTGTAAATGGCGATGCCACTTTGATGGTGATGGGCATGATTGATAATGAGGAGCTGGAGTGGGCGATTGAGCATCAAATTGAATTCTTCATTTTTGATATTGATCGGCTGAAAAAAGCGATTTCTGCCGCCAGAAAAATGAAGACTCAAGCCAGGGTTCACATAGAGTTGGAAACTGGGATGAACCGAACAGGCTTTGAAAAAGATCAAATGGCTGAGGTGATCAAAATCATTAAAGCCAATGCTGAGGTACTATTCATAAAAGGTATTTGTACACATTACGCAGGAGCGGAGAGCTATGCAAATTTCTTTAGAGTGAAAGATCAGTTTCAGCGTTTTAAGAAAGGTGTAAAACGTTTAGAAAAAAATGACATTCAGGCGGAAGCCTTACATGCAGCATGCAGTGCCGCTGCGGTGCGTTTTCCAAAATCGCGGTTGGATATGGTGCGTATTGGAATTATGCAGTACGGTTTTTGGCCTTCAACGGAAACGTATATTGAAAAAGTGAAGCCTACTCAAATACTAGGAGAAGATCCCCTGCAAAGGGTGATAAGCTGGAAGAGTAGAGTGATGAATATAAAACATGTGAAGCAGGGCGAATATGTGGGCTATGGAACCAGCTATTTGGCCACTTCAGATATAAAAGTTGCCACAGTGCCGGTTGGCTATGGTCACGGTTTTAGCCGTTCATTAAGTAATACAGGCCGTGCTTTGGTGCGCGAAGTGCGTGTGCCGGTAATTGGCACGGTAAATATGAATATGATGCTGCTGGACGTTTCGCAGGTGGATAATACTGAGAAAGGTGATGAAGTGGTGCTCATTGGTAATCAAGGAGAAATGAGCATTTCTGTATCTTCATTCAGTGATTATAGCGATCAATTGAACTACGAACTTTTGACAAGACTCCCTCATGATATACCGAGGTATATTGTGGAATAA
- a CDS encoding DUF421 domain-containing protein — protein MDWIYSPTDPLLETIAGSIIAFVLIILLTRIIGLRSFAKFTVYDFAVTIAVGSIISSVLTSSTSVVQGFIAIGALLGLTYVFSALQKKYKPFDNLISNDPVLLMDGSKMLYDNLKSAKVQEGQVVAKLREANVLNYDQIVAVVLESTGDISVLHRASSNDDHFEERLLQGVVKRK, from the coding sequence ATGGATTGGATATACTCGCCCACTGACCCCTTGCTAGAAACCATCGCTGGATCTATTATCGCTTTTGTATTGATAATCTTGTTAACTCGAATAATTGGCTTAAGGTCTTTCGCAAAATTTACTGTGTACGATTTCGCTGTAACCATAGCCGTAGGTAGCATTATTTCTTCGGTTTTAACATCCTCCACTTCTGTAGTCCAAGGTTTCATTGCTATAGGCGCGCTTCTAGGTTTAACTTATGTTTTCTCGGCACTTCAGAAAAAGTATAAACCCTTTGACAATCTTATTTCCAACGATCCTGTTCTATTAATGGATGGTTCCAAAATGTTGTATGATAATTTAAAATCTGCTAAGGTTCAGGAAGGCCAAGTGGTTGCCAAACTGCGTGAAGCTAATGTTCTCAACTATGATCAGATTGTAGCTGTAGTTTTGGAATCAACTGGTGATATTTCCGTTTTGCACCGCGCTTCTTCTAATGATGATCATTTTGAAGAGAGGCTGCTGCAAGGGGTTGTTAAGAGAAAGTAG
- a CDS encoding SRPBCC family protein, producing MNFEKITIEAAVNASPQKVWDYYTQPKHITQWNFADPSWCCPSAENDLRVGGKYSARMEAKDGSFGFDFEALYDELESPHKMVYSLTDGRKVDITFKETESGTQIIIVFDAETENPIEMQKDGWQAILNNFKKYVEAG from the coding sequence ATGAATTTCGAAAAAATCACCATTGAAGCGGCAGTAAACGCCAGCCCTCAAAAGGTTTGGGATTATTACACCCAGCCCAAGCACATTACACAGTGGAACTTTGCCGACCCATCATGGTGTTGCCCAAGTGCTGAAAATGACCTTCGTGTAGGTGGAAAATACTCCGCTCGTATGGAAGCCAAAGATGGCAGTTTCGGTTTTGATTTTGAAGCTCTGTATGATGAGCTAGAATCTCCTCACAAAATGGTATACTCGCTTACGGATGGTCGCAAAGTGGATATTACTTTTAAGGAAACTGAAAGCGGTACTCAAATAATCATCGTTTTTGATGCGGAAACCGAGAACCCAATTGAAATGCAAAAAGATGGCTGGCAGGCAATTCTCAATAATTTTAAAAAGTATGTGGAGGCTGGCTAG